From a single Deltaproteobacteria bacterium genomic region:
- a CDS encoding MotA/TolQ/ExbB proton channel family protein, translating into MDIGTVIGIVVGFALIIVSILMGGSIGAYIDIPSVLIVFGGATCTLFIRFTMEDVINSTKVAMKAFFAKNRTPESIIQELVTLSQIARKEGLLKLEKQPIEDPFLKKAIMYCVDGHEPDFIQQVLEKEIEITGQRHSLGQSMFASLGDAAPAFGMIGTLIGLVAMLGNLKDPSSIGPAMAVAILTTLYGAIIAYLVMLPIADKLKRRTMEEELNKRLVVEGVLGLQKGLNPRVLEELLNTFLPPGKRTAKD; encoded by the coding sequence ATGGATATCGGCACGGTCATCGGCATAGTAGTCGGATTTGCGTTGATCATCGTCTCGATCCTCATGGGAGGCAGCATCGGGGCCTACATCGACATCCCATCAGTCCTGATCGTCTTTGGAGGGGCAACCTGCACCCTTTTCATCCGCTTCACCATGGAGGACGTCATCAACAGCACCAAGGTGGCCATGAAGGCCTTCTTCGCCAAGAACCGCACCCCTGAGTCCATCATCCAGGAACTCGTCACCCTCTCCCAGATAGCCCGCAAGGAAGGCCTTCTTAAGCTGGAGAAACAACCCATAGAGGACCCGTTTCTCAAAAAGGCCATAATGTACTGCGTGGACGGGCACGAGCCGGATTTCATCCAGCAGGTACTGGAAAAGGAGATCGAAATCACGGGTCAACGGCACAGCCTCGGCCAAAGCATGTTCGCCTCCCTTGGTGACGCAGCTCCGGCCTTCGGCATGATAGGGACACTCATCGGCCTTGTCGCCATGCTCGGGAACTTGAAAGACCCATCAAGCATCGGGCCTGCCATGGCCGTCGCCATTCTCACTACCCTCTACGGCGCCATCATCGCGTACCTTGTCATGCTCCCCATCGCAGACAAACTCAAGCGCAGGACCATGGAGGAGGAACTCAACAAGAGGCTCGTCGTAGAAGGCGTCCTCGGGCTCCAGAAGGGCCTGAACCCGCGCGTCCTCGAGGAGCTCCTGAATACCTTCCTCCCGCCCGGGAAACGGACCGCCAAGGATTAG
- a CDS encoding OmpA family protein encodes MSDQQSNIIIKKIKKVSGGGHHGGSWKVAYADFVTAMMAFFLLLWLITMVSPEKRPQVAAYFKFFSIFDESGTSFLDKQAAILIQQGQSEEKIEPELEGSKAALSSEEGEATNLEKFQKAIKQAIENRLGDIKDQIIVDTFKDGVRIQLVDKEGKPMFDVGSARPTHLALRILQVIAENIKSMTNPIAIEGHTDSLAYKTSNYTNWELSTERALTARNIIEQMGINPSRLKSITGYADTVPLVPDNPKDPRNRRISILLYFPKGAT; translated from the coding sequence ATGAGCGACCAACAGAGCAATATCATTATAAAAAAGATAAAAAAGGTCTCCGGCGGCGGACATCACGGCGGTAGCTGGAAGGTCGCATATGCGGACTTTGTCACGGCTATGATGGCCTTTTTCCTGCTATTATGGCTCATCACTATGGTGTCTCCTGAGAAAAGACCCCAGGTTGCGGCATATTTCAAATTTTTCAGCATATTCGATGAAAGCGGCACCTCATTCCTGGATAAACAGGCCGCCATATTGATCCAGCAAGGCCAGAGCGAAGAAAAGATCGAACCTGAACTTGAGGGCAGCAAAGCAGCCTTATCATCAGAAGAAGGAGAGGCGACAAACCTTGAAAAATTTCAGAAGGCGATAAAACAGGCCATAGAAAACAGACTTGGCGATATCAAAGACCAAATAATCGTCGATACATTTAAAGACGGGGTACGTATTCAGCTTGTCGATAAAGAAGGCAAGCCTATGTTTGATGTAGGCTCAGCCAGGCCTACCCACCTGGCCCTTCGTATATTGCAAGTCATAGCTGAAAACATAAAATCTATGACAAATCCAATAGCTATAGAGGGACATACAGATTCTCTGGCGTACAAGACAAGCAATTACACCAATTGGGAGCTCTCTACCGAAAGGGCCCTCACAGCACGAAACATAATCGAACAGATGGGGATAAATCCATCACGACTTAAAAGCATCACTGGTTATGCAGATACAGTGCCACTGGTGCCAGATAACCCCAAAGACCCCAGAAATAGAAGGATAAGCATACTTCTATACTTTCCAAAAGGCGCCACTTAA
- the recO gene encoding DNA repair protein RecO, translating to MPDAEKDQAIVIAGQDLGESDRLITLFTALNGKVRAVAKGAKRSRKRFANALEPFTRLDLVLVPPRNGTGFFRIDSAEIKGCFPIILEDVQRFFLASLCCELVDKWTRDADPHLELYRLLAWIFEEIARPGDARQAVLAFQARLLGHTGYAPAWTRCSLCGNEIRGPAARMRLDKGGFACARCAPGDGFVSMGALKGLEFLQQCPLVHVGRLRITDSQLAESWSIVRALHCHHLGEDVFSYGLIACPTKTPHTTAPA from the coding sequence ATGCCTGATGCGGAAAAGGACCAGGCGATCGTCATTGCAGGGCAGGACCTTGGGGAATCGGATCGTCTCATCACCCTTTTTACCGCCTTGAACGGCAAGGTCAGGGCCGTGGCCAAGGGGGCGAAGCGCAGCAGAAAACGCTTTGCGAATGCCCTTGAACCCTTTACCCGTCTCGATCTCGTCCTTGTCCCTCCCCGAAACGGGACAGGTTTTTTCCGTATCGATTCTGCCGAGATCAAGGGGTGTTTCCCCATCATCCTTGAGGATGTGCAGAGGTTCTTTCTTGCAAGCCTCTGCTGCGAACTCGTGGACAAATGGACCCGCGATGCCGATCCCCATTTGGAGCTTTATCGTCTTCTTGCCTGGATCTTCGAGGAGATCGCCCGGCCTGGGGATGCACGGCAGGCGGTCCTTGCTTTTCAGGCAAGACTTCTCGGACATACGGGATATGCGCCGGCCTGGACCAGGTGCTCCCTGTGCGGAAACGAGATACGCGGGCCAGCGGCTCGGATGCGTCTCGACAAAGGAGGGTTCGCCTGTGCGCGTTGCGCCCCCGGAGATGGCTTCGTCTCCATGGGCGCGTTGAAAGGGCTGGAGTTTCTCCAGCAGTGTCCCCTTGTCCATGTGGGCCGCCTCAGGATCACTGACTCCCAGCTCGCCGAGTCATGGTCCATCGTTCGCGCCTTGCACTGCCACCATCTGGGTGAGGATGTCTTTTCCTACGGGTTGATCGCCTGCCCGACGAAGACCCCTCATACAACTGCCCCTGCCTGA
- the motA gene encoding flagellar motor stator protein MotA — MFVLIGIGVVLIAVIGGYLMEHGNLSVLVQPAEVVIIFGAAIGSFFIASPSKIVKSVVKNFARLITYKGPSKEKYLELLALLYQLFTKSRQDGLLAIESDVEHPEKSQIFSKYPNILANHHALNIICDNLKVVISTNLPAHELESLMDLDIETHHNEAMIPAHSIAKIADSLPGLGIVAAVLGVVITMGKIDSPPAELGHSIGAALVGTFLGVLMCYGFVGPMATNFEHQAHDDEIYLQIIKWALVSYIGGAFPQMAVEFARRAIPDSEKPSFDELEKYLKSRAK, encoded by the coding sequence ATGTTTGTATTGATAGGAATAGGCGTTGTCTTGATTGCTGTCATAGGCGGCTACCTCATGGAGCACGGCAATCTAAGCGTCCTTGTTCAGCCGGCCGAAGTGGTCATAATCTTCGGGGCCGCAATCGGATCTTTTTTCATCGCCTCTCCAAGTAAGATAGTCAAGAGCGTGGTGAAGAATTTTGCCAGGCTCATAACCTACAAGGGACCGAGCAAGGAAAAATATCTGGAGCTTCTTGCCCTGCTTTATCAGTTGTTTACAAAGAGCAGGCAGGATGGACTCCTTGCTATCGAATCAGATGTCGAACACCCTGAAAAAAGCCAGATCTTCAGCAAGTACCCAAATATCCTGGCGAATCACCATGCGCTCAATATCATTTGTGACAACCTGAAGGTGGTCATTTCGACCAATCTGCCTGCGCACGAACTCGAAAGCCTCATGGACCTCGACATAGAAACACATCACAATGAGGCCATGATACCTGCGCATAGCATAGCAAAGATCGCTGATTCGCTGCCTGGTCTGGGTATCGTCGCCGCCGTCCTGGGCGTTGTCATAACCATGGGCAAGATCGACAGCCCGCCGGCTGAACTGGGTCACAGCATCGGCGCCGCGCTCGTCGGAACCTTTCTTGGCGTGCTCATGTGCTATGGCTTCGTCGGACCAATGGCCACCAACTTTGAACATCAGGCCCATGATGACGAGATATATCTACAGATAATCAAATGGGCACTGGTCTCATATATCGGCGGAGCGTTTCCCCAGATGGCTGTGGAATTTGCGCGAAGGGCCATCCCTGATTCAGAAAAGCCAAGCTTTGATGAACTTGAAAAATACCTGAAAAGTAGGGCTAAATGA
- a CDS encoding PilZ domain-containing protein, with product MNQRDDPVERRSHIRIQDTILFRWEPISEEECRRLTCPPFDGVTAETLCHLPSPGAMDNRLKVIREAHGPLASYLESIDRKLTLILNLLSINQEKDAGLKKHVVDLSAAGIAFDSPEFVPVNTCIRMWIALLPSHELLTTVGTVKRVDSSTPNIYRIAVKFDWVTEEHQDRLIEHIFHRQMLQLRMRRKKMEDEALEKE from the coding sequence ATGAACCAGAGAGATGACCCAGTGGAACGAAGAAGTCATATTCGGATCCAGGACACGATCCTGTTTCGGTGGGAACCGATCAGCGAAGAGGAATGCCGGCGACTCACATGCCCACCATTCGATGGAGTAACGGCAGAGACCCTGTGCCATCTCCCAAGCCCAGGGGCCATGGACAACCGCCTAAAGGTAATCCGGGAGGCCCACGGCCCACTGGCGAGCTACCTGGAATCCATCGACAGGAAACTCACCCTCATTCTCAACCTCCTCTCCATCAATCAGGAAAAGGATGCCGGGCTGAAAAAACACGTGGTGGACCTGAGCGCGGCAGGAATCGCCTTCGATTCCCCGGAATTCGTCCCGGTCAATACCTGCATCAGGATGTGGATCGCACTCCTTCCATCCCATGAACTCCTCACCACAGTGGGAACGGTCAAACGTGTCGATTCCTCGACCCCGAATATCTACCGGATTGCAGTCAAGTTCGACTGGGTCACTGAGGAACACCAGGACCGACTGATCGAACACATCTTCCATCGGCAAATGCTCCAGCTCAGGATGCGCAGAAAGAAGATGGAGGATGAGGCACTGGAAAAGGAATAG
- a CDS encoding peptidylprolyl isomerase produces the protein MKRILFPLFIAVPLFVSPPCPVRSAIVDRVVAIVNDEPITLSELEDKARPVLQKYMGDDGTEEKKKEILAQILPQVIDEYLVQAEVKRRGIVVGDDEIDAAIERICADNGITRDEFFKRLASEGMTIEKYREGLREQIQRAQLINAEVRAKIVVTDEQVDAYLQKDQTASTPSSDAVYVVEHIGIALPDPSDPVSKNEARKKAEAALDALQSGRSFAEVASQYSDFPSAGDGGLLGSFTAKEMAPFLRDVVTGLAPGKYSGVIETPNGYQIFRLKEVKNAGGGAIAVDAVRREEIRQELYRKSLNARFDEWLSGLRSQSSIRILF, from the coding sequence ATGAAAAGGATCCTTTTCCCCCTCTTTATCGCAGTACCCCTATTTGTCTCCCCCCCTTGCCCTGTTCGGTCCGCCATTGTGGATCGGGTCGTAGCCATCGTGAACGACGAGCCCATCACCCTTTCCGAACTGGAGGACAAGGCCCGTCCTGTCCTTCAAAAATATATGGGCGATGACGGGACGGAGGAAAAGAAAAAGGAGATTCTGGCACAGATCCTTCCCCAGGTGATTGACGAATATCTCGTCCAGGCCGAGGTCAAACGCCGTGGCATCGTTGTAGGAGACGACGAGATCGATGCCGCCATAGAGCGCATCTGCGCGGATAACGGTATTACCCGGGACGAATTTTTTAAGCGCCTTGCCTCCGAGGGCATGACCATCGAGAAATACCGGGAAGGTCTTCGGGAGCAGATCCAGCGGGCCCAGCTCATCAATGCCGAGGTCCGGGCCAAGATCGTCGTCACGGATGAGCAGGTGGACGCCTATCTCCAAAAAGACCAAACGGCCTCAACGCCATCTTCGGATGCTGTGTATGTCGTTGAGCACATCGGGATCGCCTTGCCTGATCCTTCGGATCCCGTCTCAAAGAATGAAGCCCGCAAAAAGGCAGAAGCCGCACTGGATGCCCTCCAGTCAGGCAGGTCTTTTGCCGAGGTTGCCAGCCAGTATTCAGATTTCCCATCTGCTGGCGACGGAGGCCTCCTTGGGTCATTCACCGCCAAGGAGATGGCCCCTTTTCTTCGGGACGTCGTGACGGGTCTTGCTCCCGGGAAATACAGTGGGGTTATCGAGACGCCCAACGGGTACCAGATATTTCGCCTGAAAGAGGTGAAAAACGCAGGTGGGGGTGCAATCGCTGTGGATGCAGTAAGGCGTGAAGAGATCCGTCAGGAGTTGTACCGCAAGAGTCTGAACGCCCGGTTCGACGAGTGGTTGAGCGGGTTGCGATCCCAGTCCTCCATCCGTATCCTTTTCTGA
- a CDS encoding response regulator, translating to METPEPASQSPPSQRDTILFIDKEENILKAIHRLLHNENYRLLFTTDPDKALEILKTEDVAVIISAQNIPKMTGTELLTKAKAIDPDIIRIILTGYADINTAIESINKGEVFRFIIKPWDDDELKTVIRQAIFQHFLVVENKRLLKVTQEQNQQLEELNAGLEKKAKERTRQLLEKHRELKKLYQRLQSNFKDTVRVFVNLIELYDPFLGSHSKRVGVLARELAKKMNIEGADLDLVEMAAFLHDIGLIGVPKEFWQGKSEGFSPAQEAVFKTHPEIGYNLLYKIEFLRQAAVIVLCHHERFDGKGFPYGLPNISIPTGARIINVVSTYDNYLHQQNLDKEDALKQLRALAGTVLDPEIVRVFEDTLHSSPQVRGEKPVKLDDLRSGVQLSRDVVTASGRMLMAKDSVLTDAYITRLKNINEIDPIIDKLYIYHLY from the coding sequence ATGGAAACACCTGAACCAGCCAGCCAGTCCCCACCGTCACAAAGAGACACGATACTCTTTATAGATAAGGAAGAAAACATATTAAAGGCCATACATCGCCTTTTGCATAATGAAAATTATAGGCTGCTCTTTACCACTGATCCCGATAAGGCCCTTGAGATATTAAAGACAGAGGATGTAGCCGTAATTATATCCGCCCAAAATATACCCAAGATGACAGGGACAGAGCTCCTTACAAAGGCCAAGGCGATCGACCCGGACATCATCCGGATAATCCTTACGGGCTATGCCGACATAAATACCGCCATAGAATCCATAAACAAGGGTGAGGTGTTCAGGTTCATAATCAAACCCTGGGATGATGATGAGCTGAAGACCGTCATCAGGCAGGCAATATTCCAACACTTCCTTGTTGTAGAGAACAAGCGACTCCTTAAGGTGACACAGGAACAGAACCAGCAGCTTGAGGAACTAAACGCCGGTCTTGAAAAAAAGGCCAAGGAACGCACCAGACAACTGCTTGAGAAACATCGAGAGCTTAAAAAATTATACCAGAGGCTTCAGAGCAATTTTAAAGATACCGTACGCGTCTTTGTCAATCTTATAGAACTATATGACCCGTTCCTGGGCAGCCACTCAAAACGCGTAGGCGTATTGGCCAGGGAACTGGCGAAGAAGATGAACATCGAGGGGGCCGATCTTGACCTTGTGGAGATGGCGGCGTTTCTCCATGACATAGGACTGATAGGCGTTCCAAAGGAATTCTGGCAGGGAAAATCAGAGGGCTTCAGTCCGGCTCAGGAGGCGGTTTTCAAGACCCACCCTGAGATAGGCTATAACCTGCTTTACAAGATCGAATTTCTCAGGCAGGCCGCTGTAATAGTATTGTGTCACCATGAACGCTTTGACGGCAAGGGTTTTCCATACGGCCTTCCCAATATCTCGATACCAACAGGGGCGAGGATTATAAATGTTGTCAGTACATATGACAATTATCTGCACCAGCAGAATCTGGATAAGGAAGATGCTCTGAAACAGCTGAGGGCCCTTGCGGGAACCGTCCTGGATCCCGAGATAGTAAGGGTGTTTGAAGATACATTACATTCCTCGCCACAGGTTCGCGGCGAAAAACCAGTAAAACTTGACGATCTCAGGTCAGGGGTTCAGCTAAGCAGGGACGTAGTCACCGCATCGGGCAGGATGCTCATGGCGAAAGACTCTGTTCTGACAGACGCATACATAACAAGACTAAAAAATATTAATGAAATAGACCCGATAATAGACAAGCTATATATATATCATCTTTACTGA
- a CDS encoding OmpA family protein yields MGKKCDCPKGLPAWFATFGDMMSLLLCFFIMLLSFSTMDQAMYKEVSGSLRDALGVQRDEITYDVPMGTDSISRDFNPTFSVDVILEKIKSAVNLEFIKGEIEIEALEDRVVLRLNDDLTFEPGKADLTDKARALLDKIRPIVETVPGELMVSGHTDDVVINTTLYPSNWGLSAARAASVVDYLLLPRTIDPRRLAAIGFGDSRPIVPNTTPENRKRNRRVELTFLQSPRPDEIDIRPLTGKGLREQEILPAPIK; encoded by the coding sequence ATGGGGAAAAAATGCGATTGCCCAAAAGGGCTTCCCGCCTGGTTTGCCACCTTCGGGGACATGATGTCCCTTCTCCTCTGCTTTTTCATCATGCTACTCTCCTTTTCCACCATGGATCAGGCCATGTACAAGGAGGTCTCCGGATCCCTTCGTGATGCCCTCGGGGTCCAGCGGGATGAAATAACATATGATGTTCCCATGGGGACGGACAGCATCTCCCGGGACTTTAACCCGACCTTTTCTGTAGATGTGATCCTCGAAAAGATCAAATCGGCCGTCAATCTGGAATTCATCAAGGGGGAGATCGAGATCGAGGCCTTGGAGGATCGGGTCGTCCTCCGCCTGAACGACGACCTCACCTTCGAACCCGGAAAGGCGGATCTGACAGATAAAGCGCGCGCACTTCTCGACAAGATCCGCCCCATCGTGGAGACCGTCCCTGGAGAGCTCATGGTCTCAGGACACACGGACGACGTAGTCATAAACACCACCCTCTATCCGTCCAACTGGGGACTCTCCGCGGCCAGGGCCGCCTCGGTCGTGGACTATCTCCTCTTGCCCCGCACCATCGATCCCCGGAGGCTTGCTGCGATCGGATTTGGAGACAGCCGCCCCATCGTCCCGAACACGACCCCGGAAAACCGTAAACGGAACAGACGCGTGGAACTCACCTTTCTCCAATCGCCAAGACCAGACGAAATCGACATCAGACCCCTGACTGGCAAAGGACTCAGGGAACAAGAGATCCTGCCGGCCCCGATCAAATGA
- a CDS encoding helix-turn-helix domain-containing protein, with product MAYDEKLGDFLRREREARGMGIEAVAEKTKISLANLRALEQGSWSVFRCEFFIKGFLRQYARVIGLDEGEVMERYQAERPSILAALPHSEERRARMIMQEPVSRLFRAPFFPLAAATLFAIVLGVWYWISRTP from the coding sequence ATGGCCTACGACGAAAAACTTGGTGATTTTCTCCGGCGGGAGCGGGAGGCCCGCGGCATGGGCATCGAGGCCGTGGCGGAGAAGACGAAGATCTCCCTGGCCAATCTGCGTGCCCTCGAGCAGGGTAGCTGGTCCGTTTTCAGGTGCGAGTTCTTTATCAAGGGGTTCCTCCGGCAGTATGCGCGCGTGATCGGTCTTGACGAAGGCGAGGTCATGGAGCGCTACCAGGCGGAACGTCCCTCCATCCTCGCTGCCTTGCCGCACAGTGAAGAGAGGAGGGCGCGGATGATCATGCAGGAACCTGTATCCCGTCTTTTCCGTGCCCCCTTTTTCCCCCTCGCAGCGGCAACGCTCTTCGCGATCGTCTTAGGGGTCTGGTACTGGATTTCCCGAACTCCGTAA